In the genome of Actinomadura graeca, one region contains:
- a CDS encoding Mur ligase family protein: MSDLPLRSQLAVALGRTAARMSRIAGRGDGSVIGGRIGLRLDPELLTRLAKDRKLVLVSATNGKTTTTRLITSAMTPLGEVATNAFGANMPTGHVSALASAPTARYGVLECDEKYVPMVLAETGANVVALMNLSRDQMDRAAEIWLLAGKWRRALEASPQSHVIANCDDPLVTWGASTAKSVTWVAAGQHWREDSWCCPECGGPLDRQDTDEDSDWRCRQCHFARPRPDWTLKGDHITTPDGRVLPLSGLSLPGRANRSNALVALAVVARFGVPPEQALPLLAEVKSVAGRYTTVEHEGRRIRLLLSKNPAGWLEAFDVLQPAPGPVALSINAQGPDGRDTSWLWDVDYRILRGRPVWVAGERRIDLAARLEAAEVAFTLVDDIDQAVMAVPPGHLDVIANYTAFQNIRTRYGRVV, translated from the coding sequence ATGAGCGATCTTCCGCTGCGTTCGCAGCTGGCCGTCGCGCTCGGTCGTACGGCCGCCAGGATGTCCCGTATCGCGGGCCGCGGGGACGGTTCGGTGATCGGCGGGCGGATCGGCCTGCGGCTCGACCCCGAACTGCTGACCAGGCTCGCGAAGGACCGCAAGCTCGTCCTCGTCAGCGCCACCAACGGCAAGACGACGACGACCCGGCTGATCACCTCGGCGATGACGCCGCTGGGAGAGGTCGCCACCAACGCGTTCGGCGCGAACATGCCGACCGGGCACGTGTCCGCGCTCGCGTCCGCGCCCACGGCCCGCTACGGCGTGCTGGAGTGCGACGAGAAGTACGTCCCGATGGTCCTCGCTGAGACGGGCGCGAACGTCGTCGCGCTGATGAACCTCAGCCGCGACCAGATGGACCGTGCCGCCGAGATCTGGCTGCTCGCGGGCAAGTGGCGGCGCGCGCTGGAGGCGTCCCCGCAGAGCCACGTCATCGCCAACTGCGACGACCCGCTCGTCACCTGGGGCGCGTCCACCGCCAAGAGCGTCACGTGGGTCGCCGCGGGCCAGCACTGGCGCGAGGACTCCTGGTGCTGCCCCGAGTGCGGCGGTCCCCTCGACCGCCAGGACACCGACGAGGACAGCGACTGGCGCTGCCGCCAGTGCCACTTCGCCCGCCCGCGTCCCGACTGGACGCTGAAGGGCGACCACATCACGACCCCGGACGGACGCGTCCTCCCGCTCTCCGGGCTGTCCCTGCCGGGCCGCGCGAACCGCTCGAACGCCCTGGTCGCGCTCGCGGTCGTCGCCCGGTTCGGCGTCCCGCCCGAGCAGGCGCTGCCGCTGCTCGCCGAGGTCAAGTCCGTCGCGGGCCGCTACACCACGGTCGAGCACGAGGGACGCCGCATCCGGCTGCTGCTGTCGAAGAACCCGGCCGGCTGGCTGGAGGCGTTCGACGTCCTGCAGCCCGCGCCCGGCCCCGTCGCCCTGTCGATCAACGCCCAGGGCCCCGACGGCCGCGACACGTCCTGGCTGTGGGACGTCGACTACCGCATCCTGCGCGGCCGCCCCGTCTGGGTGGCGGGCGAACGCCGCATCGACCTCGCCGCCCGCCTGGAGGCCGCCGAGGTCGCCTTCACCCTCGTGGACGACATCGACCAGGCGGTCATGGCGGTCCCGCCCGGCCACCTCGACGTGATCGCCAACTACACCGCCTTCCAGAACATCCGAACGAGGTACGGCCGTGTCGTCTGA
- a CDS encoding helix-turn-helix domain-containing protein, with protein sequence MVTPERVIEMAETGSKSKNSPELRTFGAEVRRLREAAGLNQTGLAALVHVSRAYISHVERGKTRCRLDFANRLDGALRANGEIIQAWNELLEAIKSIRYAAYFVVFPKVELTANLIRVYETHIVNGLFQTEAYATVILKNPDDVASRMSRQKQVMSDPAPKIFVVLEENVLFRQVGSTDVMREQLEFLLELSYVDGIRLQILPTVYVEEARAAFAIATQADHSEAAYIVSATGGVTSADPADAANLHERFASLQAEALNVRDTRALIRKVIEEKWT encoded by the coding sequence ATGGTTACGCCCGAGAGGGTGATCGAAATGGCGGAGACGGGTAGCAAGAGCAAGAACAGTCCTGAGCTGCGGACCTTCGGTGCGGAGGTCAGGCGGTTACGCGAGGCGGCGGGACTCAACCAGACAGGGCTGGCCGCACTGGTACACGTCTCACGCGCTTACATCAGCCACGTTGAACGGGGCAAGACCCGGTGTCGCCTTGACTTCGCCAACCGCCTGGACGGCGCGCTCCGCGCGAATGGGGAGATCATCCAAGCGTGGAACGAGCTGCTAGAAGCGATCAAGTCGATCCGGTACGCCGCCTACTTCGTTGTCTTCCCAAAGGTCGAATTGACGGCGAACCTGATCCGCGTCTACGAGACGCACATCGTGAACGGCCTGTTCCAGACCGAGGCGTACGCGACCGTCATCCTCAAGAATCCGGACGACGTCGCCAGTCGTATGAGCAGGCAGAAGCAGGTCATGAGCGACCCGGCGCCGAAGATCTTCGTCGTGCTGGAGGAGAACGTTCTGTTCAGGCAGGTCGGCTCGACGGACGTCATGCGCGAGCAACTGGAATTCCTGCTCGAACTGTCGTACGTTGACGGCATCCGACTACAGATCCTCCCGACCGTCTACGTAGAGGAGGCGAGGGCCGCCTTCGCCATCGCAACCCAGGCAGATCACAGCGAGGCCGCATACATAGTCAGCGCGACAGGTGGTGTCACCAGCGCAGATCCTGCGGACGCGGCCAATCTGCACGAACGGTTCGCCAGCCTCCAGGCAGAGGCGCTCAACGTGAGGGACACGCGGGCGCTGATCAGAAAGGTGATCGAGGAGAAATGGACCTGA
- a CDS encoding DUF5670 family protein: MPWLMILVLVLALLLFGIGFALKVLWIVAAVVLVLWLVGFVARSTGPSGRRGRWYRW; encoded by the coding sequence ATGCCCTGGTTGATGATTCTTGTTCTGGTGCTGGCGCTGCTCCTTTTCGGAATCGGCTTCGCGCTGAAGGTCCTGTGGATCGTTGCAGCGGTCGTCCTGGTCCTCTGGCTGGTGGGCTTCGTCGCCCGCAGCACGGGCCCCTCGGGCCGACGCGGCCGCTGGTACCGCTGGTAG
- a CDS encoding type 1 glutamine amidotransferase translates to MSSDRIKIVWIYPDLLSTYGDQGNTIVLERRAALRGITTETVNMRSDEPVPTDGDIYLLGGGEDRPQILAAQRLRADGGLNTAAQRGAVVFAVCAGFQILGHEFGGEEGQPVPGLGILDIHSGRGQNRAVGEVVGDVSAELNVPRITGFENHQGATSIGPGAKPLAKVVSGIGNGDGSGFEGAYSGRVLGTYMHGPALVRNPGLADLLLTWAVGHQLQPIDDSWAGRLREERLNAVLS, encoded by the coding sequence GTGTCGTCTGACCGAATCAAGATCGTCTGGATCTACCCCGACCTCCTCAGCACCTACGGTGACCAGGGCAACACCATCGTCCTGGAGCGCCGCGCCGCGCTGCGCGGCATCACGACCGAGACGGTCAACATGCGCTCGGACGAGCCCGTCCCCACCGACGGCGACATCTACCTCCTCGGCGGCGGCGAGGACCGCCCGCAGATCCTCGCCGCGCAGCGGCTGCGCGCCGACGGCGGCCTCAACACCGCCGCCCAGCGCGGCGCCGTGGTCTTCGCCGTCTGCGCCGGGTTCCAGATCCTCGGCCACGAGTTCGGCGGCGAGGAGGGCCAGCCGGTGCCCGGCCTCGGCATCCTCGACATCCACTCGGGCCGTGGCCAGAACCGCGCCGTGGGCGAGGTGGTCGGCGACGTGTCGGCGGAGCTGAACGTCCCCCGCATCACCGGCTTCGAGAACCACCAGGGCGCCACCAGCATCGGCCCCGGCGCCAAGCCCCTCGCCAAGGTGGTCTCCGGCATCGGCAACGGTGACGGCAGCGGATTCGAGGGCGCCTACAGCGGCCGCGTCCTCGGCACGTACATGCACGGCCCGGCGCTCGTCCGCAACCCCGGCCTCGCCGACCTGCTGCTCACCTGGGCCGTCGGGCACCAGCTCCAGCCCATCGACGACTCGTGGGCCGGCCGCCTCCGGGAGGAACGCCTCAACGCCGTCCTGAGCTGA
- a CDS encoding ATP-binding protein, whose product MAVVGLVPEPTALVLASSERAPGCARRFLCARFRELGVADDYVGRLVVTELVTNSYKHVGLGHIVVRVVCEERGGVVRIEVWDEGGGLPVVRPADDQAVSGRGLPLVIALVQEWGVRPLLEEGKVVWVRYAP is encoded by the coding sequence ATGGCAGTAGTGGGTCTCGTGCCGGAGCCGACGGCTCTTGTGCTTGCGTCTTCTGAGCGGGCGCCTGGGTGTGCGCGTCGCTTCCTGTGTGCGCGGTTCCGGGAGTTGGGGGTCGCCGACGACTACGTCGGGCGACTCGTGGTTACCGAGTTGGTTACCAACTCCTACAAGCACGTGGGGCTCGGGCACATCGTTGTGCGGGTCGTCTGTGAGGAGCGGGGCGGGGTGGTCCGGATCGAGGTGTGGGACGAGGGGGGTGGGCTGCCCGTGGTGCGGCCTGCGGACGACCAGGCCGTCAGCGGGCGCGGGCTGCCGCTGGTGATCGCGCTCGTCCAGGAGTGGGGTGTGCGCCCGTTGCTTGAGGAGGGGAAGGTCGTATGGGTTCGCTACGCGCCTTGA